From a single Oncorhynchus nerka isolate Pitt River linkage group LG11, Oner_Uvic_2.0, whole genome shotgun sequence genomic region:
- the LOC115137816 gene encoding cytochrome P450 2M1-like: MANNTSEPQEFIEAFLVKMLEEKDDPNTEFNNDNMVMTAWSLFAAGTETTSSTLRQSFLMMIKYPHNQESAQKEIDEVIGSRVPTVDDRVKMPYTDAVIHEVQRYMDLSPTSVPHKVIRDTEFYNYHIPEGTMVLPLLSSVLVDPKLFKNPDEFDPENFLDENGCFKKNGFFAFGVGKRVCPGEALARVELFLFFTSLLQSFTFTGTKPPKEINIEPPCSSFGRVPHSYDCYIKLRTEE; this comes from the exons atggcg AATAACACCTCTGAACCTCAGGAATTCATCGAGGCCTTCCTGGTCAAAATGCTGGAG GAGAAAGATGATCCCAACACTGAGTTCAACAATGATAATATGGTGATGACTGCATGGAGCCTGTTTGCTGCTGGAACAGAAACCACATCATCCACCCTAAGACAATCATTTCTGATGATGATAAAGTACCCTCACAATCAAG AGAGTGCTCAGAAGGAGATAGACGAGGTGATTGGCTCAAGAGTGCCCACGGTTGACGACAGAGTTAAAATGCCCTACACGGATGCTGTCATTCACGAAGTCCAGAGATACATGGACCTCAGTCCCACCTCTGTACCCCACAAAGTGATCAGAGATACAGAGTTCTACAACTACCACATTCCAGAG GGTACCATGGTCCTGCCTCTGCTGTCCTCTGTGCTTGTTGATCCCAAACTGTTTAAAAACCCAGATGAGTTTGACCCAGAGAACTTCCTGGATGAAAATGGATGCTTCAAGAAAAATGGATTCTTCGCTTTTGGAGTGG GGAAGCGGGTGTGTCCTGGGGAGGCTCTGGCCAGAGTGGAGCTCTTTCTCTTCTTTACCTCCCTCCTGCAGAGCTTCACTTTCACCGGCACCAAACCTCCAAAGGAGATCAACATCGAGCCACCGTGCTCCAGCTTTGGCCGCGTGCCACATTCCTATGATTGCTACATCAAACTCAGGACTGAGGAGTGA
- the LOC115137647 gene encoding cytochrome P450 2M1-like, translating into MDLLHVLQTNILSIIMAIVVIILLWKYMGKQSSYGRLPPGPSPIPLLGNLLQMDLKRPDKSYMKLSKKYGSVFTVWLGSKPVVVISGYQAIKDAFVNQGEEFNGRANSAITLKLVNEHGVGLSNGQRWKTLRSFSLMSLKNLGKGCRSLEEKVQEEAKSLVKAFSEYGDSTVNPKELLFHSIINLFWSIVFGRKFEYNDPEFQILYKPVYTYFDMLKSKMAMLYNISPRIVECFPGKHHELFKAIDKAKAYIREEADRRLKNLDTFNPQDYFEVFLVKMLEEKGQPETEFNYDNLFPCVWDLFAAGTETQSSTLSHACLMMIKYPDIQAKVQKEIDEVIGSNRVPTVDDRHKMPYTDAVIHEIQRCLSLAPIAFPHQMTRDTTFHNYRIPKGTTVFPLLSSVLFDPKLFKNPDEFDPENFLDDNGVFKENNGFLVFGLGKRCCLGDGMGIPRTVLFLFFTSLLQRFTFRGTKPPEEIDASVVSYFHGRLARPYTCYVKLRTPNI; encoded by the exons ATGGATTTACTACATGTACTGCAGACTAacattttgtccataataatggCTATAGTGGTTATTATTTTACTTTGGAAGTACATGGGGAAACAGAGCAGCTATGGACGTTTGCCTCCGGGTCCTTCACCAATTCCTCTGCTTGGTAACTTGTTACAAATGGATCTGAAACGACCGGACAAGTCctacatgaag cTCAGTAAGAAGTATGGCTCAGTGTTTACTGTATGGCTGGGCTCCAAACCTGTAGTGGTGATCTCTGGCTATCAGGCTATCAAGGATGCTTTTGTCAACCAAGGAGAAGAGTTCAATGGAAGAGCCAACTCTGCCATTACCCTGAAACTTGTTAACGAACACG GGGTGGGATTGAGTAATGGGCAGAGGTGGAAAACTCTTCGCAGTTTCTCCTTGATGTCCCTGAAAAACCTTGGAAAAGGATGCAGGAGCCTCGAGGAGAAGGTCCAAGAGGAAGCTAAGAGTCTAGTGAAAGCCTTCAGTGAATATGGAG ATTCCACTGTCAACCCCAAAGAACTCCTGTTCCATTCTATTATCAACCTATTCTGGTCCATCGTCTTTGGGCGCAAGTTTGAATACAACGACCCAGAGTTTCAGATCCTCTACAAGCCTGTCTATACATACTTCGACATGCTAAAAAGCAAAATGGCAATG TTGTACAACATTTCCCCGAGAATTGTTGAGTGCTTTCCAGGAAAACACCATGAGCTGTTTAAGGCCATAGACAAGGCCAAAGCTTACATACGAGAGGAAGCAGATCGTCGCCTTAAAAACCTGGACACCTTTAACCCCCAGGACTACTTCGAAGTCTTCCTGGTTAAAATGCTGGAG GAGAAGGGTCAGCCCGAGACCGAGTTCAACTATGACAACTTGTTTCCGTGTGTGTGGGATCTGTTTGCTGCCGGCACGGAGACTCAGTCCTCCACCCTATCACACGCCTGTCTGATGATGATCAAGTACCCTGACATCCAAG cgaAAGTTCAGAAGGAGATAGACGAGGTGATTGGCTCAAACAGAGTCCCCACAGTTGACGACAGACATAAGATGCCCTACACGGACGCTGTCATCCacgaaatacagagatgtctgaGTCTTGCTCCCATTGCTTTCCCTCACCAAATGACCCGAGACACAACGTTCCACAACTACCGCATCCCAAAG GGAACCACAGTGTTTCCACTGTTGTCATCTGTGCTGTTTGACCCCAAACTGTTCAAGAACCCGGATGAGTTTGACCCGGAGAACTTCCTGGATGACAATGGAGTATTTAAGGAAAACAACGGATTTCTTGTTTTTGGACTGG GGAAGCGGTGCTGCCTGGGAGATGGGATGGGGATTCCCAGGACAGTGCTCTTCCTATTCTTTACTTCCCTTCTTCAGCGCTTCACCTTCAGGGGCACCAAACCTCCAGAGGAAATTGACGCCAGTGTAGTATCCTACTTTCATGGTCGCCTGGCACGCCCCTACACCTGCTATGTCAAACTCAGGACACCAAATATTTAA
- the gipr gene encoding glucagon receptor, with product MKTPAILLLILSVLCRTVHVSTKSVKHTVEEWNKYRSECLLRMSTDPTPPGLFCSRMFDMYACWPEGIPNTTVKVPCPWYLPWYNQVRNGYVLRECGPDGQWAVNNTSSTWRDHSQCNADNNQQVAQENQMVILAYFRVMYTVGYSLSLASLSLALVILLIFRKLRCTRNYIHTNLFASFILRAISILTRDAVLTRDTPEFRDNRDVSNVLSDQALSGCRVAQVLMQYCVGANYYWLLVEGLYLHNLLVLMVFSENSYFCGYLFIGWGTPVLFVVPWIIVRYLYENTRCWEINENMAYWWIIRTPILLAILVNFFIFIRIIQILVSKLKARQMRYTDYKFRLAKSTLTLIPLLGIHEVVFAVMSEEQTEGILRNINLFFELFFNSFQGLLVAILYCFVNKEVQSEIKKKWQRWKLGMNVLDDLRNTGSNTLQGGTSGGQCHHDPPCQPDCPQEDTHNLSSDASASGPHAHPRPHHHPGAKKGKAYCYISARKQVLNGLDGTPLGNGGGEGVIKYSESYC from the exons ATGAAGACCCCtgccatcctcctcctcatcctgtcTGTCCTGTGCAGAACTGTG CATGTGTCAACAAAGTCGGTGAAGCACACAGTGGAGGAATGGAACAAATACAGGAGCGAGTGCCTGCTGAGAATGAGCACGGACCCCACACCCCCAG GCTTATTCTGCAGCCGCATGTTTGACATGTACGCCTGCTGGCCGGAGGGCATCCCCAACACCACCGTTAAAGTGCCCTGCCCGTGGTACCTCCCCTGGTACAACCAAG TTCGTAATGGATATGTGTTGCGGGAGTGTGGGCCTGATGGCCAGTGGGCCGTTAACAACACCAGTAGCACCTGGAGGGACCACTCCCAGTGCAACGCAGACAATAACCAGCAGGTGGCACAG GAGAACCAGATGGTGATCTTGGCCTACTTCCGGGTGATGTACACTGTGGGCTACTCTCTGTCCCTGGCCAGCCTTTCCCTGGCCCTTGTCATACTGCTCATCTTCAG GAAACTAAGGTGCACCAGGAACTATATCCACACCAATCTGTTTGCGTCCTTCATCCTGCGAGCCATATCCATCCTCACCAGAGATGCTGTTCTCACCAGGGACACCCCCGAGTTCAGAGACAACAGAGACGTGTCCAATGTCCTCAGTGATCAG GCTCTCTCTGGCTGCCGTGTGGCCCAGGTGCTGATGCAGTACTGTGTGGGGGCTAACTACTACTGGCTGCTGGTGGAAGGACTGTACCTTCACAACCTGCTGGTGCTCATGGTCTTCTCTGAGAACAGCTACTTCTGTGGATACCTCTTCATCGGCTGGG GAACCCCAGTGTTATTTGTGGTCCCCTGGATTATAGTTCGGTACCTGTATGAAAACACACG GTGCTGGGAGATCAACGAGAACATGGCGTACTGGTGGATCATCCGCACACCCATCCTCCTGGCCattctg GTCAACTTTTTCATATTTATTCGGATCATACAGATCCTCGTCTCCAAATTAAAGGCACGCCAAATGAGGTACACAGATTATAAATTCAG GTTGGCTAAGTCCACTTtgaccctcatccctctcctgggCATCCATGAGGTTGTCTTTGCCGTGATGTcagaggaacagacagagggcATCCTCCGAAATATCAACCTCTTCTTTGAACTTTTCTTCAATTCTTTCCAG GGTCTCCTGGTTGCCATCCTGTACTGCTTCGTCAATAAAGAG GTGCAGTCAGAGATAAAGAAGAAGTGGCAGCGATGGAAGCTGGGCATGAACGTCCTGGACGACCTTCGCAACACCGGCAGCAACACGCTACAGGGGGGCACCAGCGGCGGGCAGTGCCACCACGACCCGCCCTGCCAGCCTGACTGTCCACAGGAGGATACCCACAACCTCTCCTCAGACGCCTCCGCCTCAGGGCCGCATGCCCACCCACGCCCACACCACCACCCAGGGGCCAAGAAGGGCAAGGCCTACTGCTACATTTCCGCCCGCAAGCAGGTGCTGAACGGCCTTGATGGAACTCCGCTGGGCAacgggggaggagaaggagtcaTCAAATACTCTGAGAGCTACTGCTGA